A DNA window from Paenibacillus antri contains the following coding sequences:
- a CDS encoding sensor histidine kinase — protein MKHQVFVKLLVGFLLVAVPMEAIALATSWYGAKVVLEETNQSMEEKLYFFASFLEEELSNVNQMLVSVSMDTDLMEYALQRSDEFSYPNVITFDRLTSKLKILQFSSEYIVDVFMLLPQSNEVVSVMNGFKHIQEKERAYSRKMQDSETNRFLHEDKLVYFSDNGDFVLGVEISQAHIVESLRSHQGNAEYHVFIKDRLQDAVLSPRKLTADEQATIERIGRDPGAMDDLVVQETESKDRLFRIGFYASKAEVLGPFHSLRTWFWALTCFAVFVIVLFSLFINQQIQAPLALIVRSMKEVERGKYGGRLALRKNDEFGYVYKQFNRMAEQLQTLIQEGLERKIQFQRAQLRSLQSQINPHFLYNCFYNGYRMAKSGQTDNVAKLCKFLGDYFRFVTYSNDKDVPLSDELKYTTTYLEIQKIRFSDRLSFDIDCRVDASAYLVPGLVLQPLVENALIHGLEQREGATRIEVRIVEEGEAIRAEVSDDGPGIDEAQLHRIRELLRQTENETEHFGLWNIEWRLRYRFGEDGMLSIGPRTDGAGTLVSFVFPKVAARRGA, from the coding sequence ATGAAACATCAAGTGTTCGTGAAGCTGCTGGTCGGCTTCTTGTTGGTCGCCGTCCCGATGGAGGCGATCGCCCTCGCGACGAGTTGGTACGGCGCAAAGGTCGTTCTGGAGGAGACGAATCAGTCGATGGAGGAGAAGTTGTATTTCTTCGCCAGCTTCCTCGAGGAGGAGCTCTCCAACGTAAATCAGATGCTCGTCTCCGTCAGCATGGACACGGACTTAATGGAATACGCCTTGCAGCGGAGCGACGAATTTTCGTATCCGAACGTCATTACGTTCGACCGCCTCACGAGCAAACTGAAAATTTTGCAGTTTTCCAGCGAGTATATCGTGGACGTCTTTATGCTGCTGCCGCAGTCGAACGAGGTCGTAAGCGTGATGAACGGGTTTAAGCATATTCAGGAAAAGGAACGCGCCTACTCGCGGAAAATGCAGGACAGCGAGACGAACCGCTTTCTGCACGAGGACAAGCTCGTGTATTTCAGCGACAACGGCGACTTCGTCTTGGGCGTGGAAATTTCCCAGGCGCATATCGTCGAGTCGCTGCGATCGCATCAAGGGAACGCGGAGTATCACGTATTCATCAAGGACCGACTGCAAGACGCGGTGCTGTCCCCCCGGAAGCTGACCGCGGACGAACAGGCGACGATCGAGCGGATCGGTCGCGACCCCGGCGCCATGGACGACCTCGTCGTGCAGGAGACCGAGTCGAAGGACAGGCTGTTCAGGATCGGCTTTTACGCTTCGAAGGCGGAGGTGCTCGGGCCGTTTCATTCGCTGCGGACGTGGTTTTGGGCGCTGACCTGCTTCGCCGTCTTCGTCATTGTGCTGTTTTCGCTGTTCATTAATCAGCAAATTCAAGCGCCGCTTGCGCTCATCGTCAGGTCCATGAAAGAGGTCGAGCGCGGGAAGTACGGCGGGCGGCTCGCGCTTCGGAAGAACGACGAGTTCGGTTACGTGTATAAGCAGTTCAACCGGATGGCGGAGCAGCTGCAGACGTTGATCCAGGAAGGGCTCGAGCGGAAAATTCAATTCCAACGCGCGCAGCTGCGCAGCCTGCAGTCGCAAATCAATCCGCATTTCCTATACAACTGCTTCTACAACGGGTACCGGATGGCGAAGTCCGGCCAAACCGACAACGTCGCGAAACTGTGCAAATTCCTTGGCGATTACTTCCGTTTCGTCACGTATTCGAATGACAAGGACGTGCCGCTCTCCGACGAGCTCAAATACACGACGACGTATCTCGAAATTCAGAAGATCCGGTTTTCGGACCGTCTGAGTTTCGACATCGATTGCCGCGTGGACGCGAGCGCGTACTTGGTGCCGGGGCTCGTGCTGCAGCCGCTGGTCGAGAATGCGTTAATCCATGGGTTGGAGCAGCGGGAAGGAGCGACGCGGATCGAGGTGCGGATCGTCGAGGAGGGCGAGGCGATTCGAGCGGAGGTGTCGGACGACGGTCCGGGCATCGACGAGGCGCAGCTGCACCGCATTCGCGAGCTGCTCCGACAGACGGAGAATGAGACGGAACATTTCGGCTTATGGAATATTGAATGGCGGCTTCGCTATCGGTTCGGGGAAGACGGCATGCTGTCGATCGGTCCCCGCACGGACGGGGCGGGCACTCTCGTCTCGTTCGTCTTCCCGAAAGTCGCAGCAAGGAGAGGAGCATAA
- a CDS encoding response regulator transcription factor yields the protein MYHLLIVDDEANIAEGLADLFRRAGLPLERIETAYSASQALERCQVEPVDIVISDIRMPGMSGLELLERMRETWRHAIVIFLTGYADFEYAKRALRGQAFDYLLKPADDEDVVAAVERAIAAHDEEMRPTAVRDATKPEREKPALPKRATDDAFLQGLQAFIAANLDRDLSLETLAGRFYVNPSYLSRIFHQQAGEQLSQYIERRKMEAAKSLLADARLKVYEVAVRVGYRNPNYFAKVYRKSFGVSPHEYRMQIGVEQDR from the coding sequence ATGTACCACTTATTGATCGTAGACGATGAGGCGAACATCGCCGAAGGATTGGCCGACCTGTTTCGAAGAGCGGGGCTCCCGCTCGAGCGTATCGAGACCGCGTATTCGGCGTCGCAAGCGTTGGAGCGCTGCCAAGTCGAGCCCGTCGACATCGTCATCTCCGACATTCGCATGCCCGGCATGAGCGGGCTCGAACTGCTCGAACGCATGCGCGAGACGTGGCGGCATGCAATCGTCATTTTCCTGACCGGGTACGCCGATTTCGAATACGCCAAGCGCGCGCTGCGAGGCCAAGCGTTCGATTATTTGCTGAAGCCCGCGGACGACGAAGACGTCGTCGCGGCGGTCGAGCGGGCGATCGCCGCGCACGACGAGGAGATGCGGCCGACCGCCGTCCGGGATGCGACGAAGCCGGAGCGGGAGAAGCCGGCCCTCCCGAAACGGGCTACGGACGATGCGTTCCTCCAGGGACTTCAGGCGTTCATCGCGGCGAATCTCGATCGGGATTTGTCGCTCGAGACGCTGGCGGGGAGATTTTACGTCAATCCTTCGTACTTGTCGCGCATCTTCCATCAGCAGGCGGGGGAGCAGCTCAGTCAATACATCGAGCGGAGGAAGATGGAAGCCGCGAAGTCGCTGCTCGCGGATGCGCGGCTCAAGGTGTACGAAGTAGCGGTGCGGGTCGGGTACCGCAATCCGAATTATTTCGCGAAGGTGTACCGCAAGTCGTTCGGGGTGTCGCCGCACGAAT